One stretch of Cygnus olor isolate bCygOlo1 chromosome 1, bCygOlo1.pri.v2, whole genome shotgun sequence DNA includes these proteins:
- the AP1S2 gene encoding AP-1 complex subunit sigma-2 isoform X3 produces the protein MQFMLLFSRQGKLRLQKWYVPLSDKEKKKITRELVQTVLARKPKMCSFLEWRDLKIVYKRYASLYFCCAIEDQDNELITLEIIHRYVELLDKYFGSVCELDIIFNFEKAYFILDEFLLGGEVQETSKKNVLKAIEQADLLQEPRHEYFNVPVY, from the exons ATGCAGTTTATGTTGCTTTTTAGTCGCCAGGGGAAGCTGAGACTCCAGAAGTGGTATGTCCCGTTATCTgacaaagagaagaagaaaatcacaaGGGAACTTGTTCAAACAGTATTAGCCCGCAAACCGAAAATGTGCAGCTTCCTGGAGTGGAGAGACTTGAAGATTGTCTACAAAAG ATATGCAAGCCTCTATTTCTGCTGTGCTATTGAAGATCAGGACAACGAACTAATAACTCTGGAAATAATTCATCGTTACGTAGAACTTCTTGACAAGTATTTTGGAAGT GTATGTGAACTTGATATCATCTTCAATTTTGAAAAAGCCTATTTTATTCTGGATGAGTTCCTTTTGGGAGGGGAAGTTCAGGAGACTTccaagaaaaatgttctcaaaGCCATTGAGCAGGCAGATCTTTTACAGGAG
- the AP1S2 gene encoding AP-1 complex subunit sigma-2 isoform X2 translates to MQFMLLFSRQGKLRLQKWYVPLSDKEKKKITRELVQTVLARKPKMCSFLEWRDLKIVYKRYASLYFCCAIEDQDNELITLEIIHRYVELLDKYFGSVCELDIIFNFEKAYFILDEFLLGGEVQETSKKNVLKAIEQADLLQEEAETPRSVLEEIGLT, encoded by the exons ATGCAGTTTATGTTGCTTTTTAGTCGCCAGGGGAAGCTGAGACTCCAGAAGTGGTATGTCCCGTTATCTgacaaagagaagaagaaaatcacaaGGGAACTTGTTCAAACAGTATTAGCCCGCAAACCGAAAATGTGCAGCTTCCTGGAGTGGAGAGACTTGAAGATTGTCTACAAAAG ATATGCAAGCCTCTATTTCTGCTGTGCTATTGAAGATCAGGACAACGAACTAATAACTCTGGAAATAATTCATCGTTACGTAGAACTTCTTGACAAGTATTTTGGAAGT GTATGTGAACTTGATATCATCTTCAATTTTGAAAAAGCCTATTTTATTCTGGATGAGTTCCTTTTGGGAGGGGAAGTTCAGGAGACTTccaagaaaaatgttctcaaaGCCATTGAGCAGGCAGATCTTTTACAGGAG